The Bacillus sp. BGMRC 2118 genome window below encodes:
- a CDS encoding 2-C-methyl-D-erythritol 4-phosphate cytidylyltransferase: MNYTVIIPAAGSGKRMKAGKNKQFIMLGDQPVIIHTLRVFEQDPQCSEIIVVINDMERDHFSELIRSYNLQKVRKLVSGGAERQDSVYNGLMEVEDLNSLVLVHDGARPFINIERIHELVMKASETSAAILAVPVKDTIKKVKNGLVEETVERSSLWAVQTPQAFHVHLLRQAYEHAFQTSFLGTDEASLVERLHKPIAVITGDYENIKLTTPEDIVYGESILHNREK; encoded by the coding sequence ATGAACTATACAGTAATCATTCCGGCAGCGGGTTCGGGTAAACGAATGAAAGCCGGTAAAAACAAGCAATTTATCATGCTGGGAGATCAACCTGTTATTATACATACGTTACGTGTATTCGAACAGGATCCACAATGTAGTGAAATTATAGTGGTTATTAATGATATGGAGCGGGATCACTTCAGTGAATTAATACGTTCATATAATCTACAAAAGGTAAGAAAGCTTGTCTCGGGTGGAGCCGAAAGGCAAGACAGTGTGTATAATGGCCTTATGGAAGTAGAAGATTTAAACAGTCTTGTATTAGTTCATGATGGAGCTAGGCCATTTATTAACATTGAAAGAATTCATGAGCTAGTCATGAAGGCATCTGAAACAAGTGCAGCTATTTTGGCAGTACCCGTAAAGGATACGATAAAAAAAGTAAAAAATGGACTTGTTGAGGAAACAGTAGAGCGATCAAGCTTGTGGGCAGTTCAGACCCCACAAGCTTTTCATGTTCACTTATTAAGACAAGCCTATGAGCATGCGTTTCAAACAAGTTTTTTAGGAACAGACGAAGCGAGCCTAGTAGAACGATTACATAAACCTATTGCTGTAATTACCGGCGATTACGAAAATATTAAACTAACTACACCAGAAGATATCGTTTATGGAGAATCAATTTTACATAATCGAGAAAAATAA
- a CDS encoding PIN/TRAM domain-containing protein: MIKRIVQLSFLLVGGTLGIFFIPSLFSVLEINNLPLLDSPYVRAALGAIVFYLITFWLVDFVVDFVKWTEEVLVKASVAEVLFGGLGLIFGLIIAFLIAIPINNIDFPLVNTVIPILLTLLLGYLGFQVGFKKRDELINVFTVSGKSKKKDAEEEDLNKGKLKILDTSVIIDGRVADICQTGFLEGTIVIPQFVLEELQHIADSSDALKRNRGRRGLDILNRIQKELSIKVEIYEGDFEDIQEVDSKLVKLAKLTSGIVVTNDFNLNKVCELQNVGVLNINDLANAVKPVVLPGEELNVQVIKDGKEYNQGVAYLDDGTMIVVEDGRDYIGKRIDVLVTSVLQTSAGRMIFAKPKLLEKAL, from the coding sequence GATTAAACGAATTGTTCAATTAAGTTTCTTGCTTGTTGGTGGTACCCTGGGTATCTTTTTTATTCCGTCCTTATTTTCTGTATTAGAAATAAATAACTTACCTTTATTGGATTCGCCCTATGTTAGGGCAGCTTTAGGGGCAATTGTCTTTTATCTTATTACATTCTGGCTAGTAGATTTTGTCGTAGATTTTGTAAAATGGACTGAAGAAGTACTTGTAAAGGCTTCTGTTGCAGAAGTGTTATTTGGTGGATTGGGGCTTATTTTTGGATTAATTATCGCATTTTTAATTGCAATTCCTATTAATAATATTGATTTTCCACTAGTGAATACGGTTATACCAATTCTCTTAACATTATTACTAGGTTATTTAGGTTTTCAAGTTGGATTCAAGAAGCGTGATGAACTCATAAATGTATTTACTGTTTCAGGTAAGTCTAAAAAGAAAGACGCTGAGGAAGAGGACCTGAATAAAGGAAAATTAAAGATTCTAGATACAAGTGTCATTATTGATGGAAGAGTTGCAGATATATGTCAAACCGGGTTCCTTGAAGGAACAATCGTTATACCCCAATTTGTTCTAGAGGAATTACAGCATATTGCAGACTCATCTGATGCTCTAAAGCGTAATCGTGGTCGTAGAGGGTTAGATATCTTAAATCGCATTCAAAAGGAGCTTTCAATTAAAGTGGAAATCTATGAAGGTGATTTTGAGGATATCCAAGAGGTGGATAGCAAATTAGTAAAACTCGCTAAGTTAACGTCTGGAATTGTTGTGACGAATGACTTTAATTTAAATAAAGTATGTGAGTTGCAAAATGTTGGGGTACTAAACATAAATGACTTAGCAAATGCAGTTAAGCCGGTAGTCCTACCTGGTGAAGAATTAAATGTTCAAGTCATTAAGGACGGAAAAGAATATAATCAAGGTGTTGCATATCTAGATGATGGTACAATGATTGTTGTGGAAGATGGACGAGATTATATTGGTAAACGAATTGATGTACTTGTTACAAGTGTGCTTCAAACTTCTGCAGGAAGAATGATTTTTGCGAAGCCGAAGTTATTAGAAAAGGCACTATAA
- a CDS encoding 2-C-methyl-D-erythritol 2,4-cyclodiphosphate synthase, protein MFRIGQGFDVHQLGEGVPLIIGGITIPYEKGLIGHSDADVLLHTIADACLGAIGEGDIGKHFPDTDPAFKGADSAKLLSHVWDIVEQRGYELVNVDCTIIAQMPKMAPYIDDMKKRIAVLLHATPEQVNVKATTTEKLGFTGRGEGIASQAVILIQKKNA, encoded by the coding sequence ATGTTTCGAATTGGACAAGGTTTTGATGTGCATCAACTTGGCGAAGGAGTGCCATTAATAATTGGAGGAATTACAATCCCATATGAGAAGGGATTAATAGGGCACTCAGATGCGGATGTATTATTACATACTATTGCAGATGCTTGCTTAGGAGCGATTGGGGAAGGTGATATCGGTAAGCATTTTCCAGATACAGACCCTGCCTTCAAGGGAGCTGACTCAGCCAAGCTATTATCTCATGTGTGGGATATAGTTGAACAAAGAGGGTATGAATTAGTCAATGTTGATTGCACAATTATTGCTCAAATGCCAAAAATGGCACCTTACATAGATGATATGAAAAAGAGAATCGCAGTATTGCTTCATGCGACTCCTGAACAAGTAAATGTAAAGGCAACGACAACAGAAAAGCTAGGCTTTACCGGCCGGGGAGAGGGAATTGCATCTCAAGCTGTCATCTTAATACAGAAAAAGAATGCATAA